The Chelonia mydas isolate rCheMyd1 chromosome 25, rCheMyd1.pri.v2, whole genome shotgun sequence genome includes the window AAAGGCAGGTGGATCTCTccaaattgtcctgttctgtacactccccctgaggCTCTGGGactgccactgtcagagacaggatactggactggatggaccattggtgtgaccaTTTTTATGAGGGTTTAACAAGCTCTAGAGCAAAaaggttttaaataaaacatttttaaatgatgtaaaatatttagaaaagctgcaGAGCAGGTACAGGATTCTACAGGGCTTAGGGAATGAAACAGGGGCTGATTTTTCCCTGTGAAAGGGTCTCACTTAGTCTTGGGGgacaggcagcctgcctttccTGTGACCAATTTAAGCAGGACTGACAGGCTGGAAGGAATGTAACCCCATCCTCTCCACCCAGCTATTTTTTCCTTAAAGGTCACAAAGATTCAATAAAGTAGGATATGAAGTGGGAAATGCAAGAGGCCTCCTGATGGGCACAGAATCACCATCCAcggggctgggcacagggctaTATTTATGCAGGCAGGAAGAGATGTTAGTGACAGGTACGGCTTGAAGAATGCAAACTTCAGAACAAGGTCTTTGGGACTGAACACAATCAAAGGACAATTTCCAGTCCGAATCTGGCATCAAGCAGCTCAGACAGACAGATGCCTCTGAAAGAACTATAGAACACTGCTCCACCCGCAACTTCTTCATTATCTTCACCACACAGCTGCAAACTCCGTACAGATGTTGGGCGAAAGACAAAGAAACCCAGGGAGGCAGGGAACCCTACGGTACTGAATTAGTAATAAAGAGCTCCTGCACAGGTACCTGCACAGCCCCTTCTCTTGGATGCACCTTCATGGCCTGAAGAGCCACCAGGGCCCCTCCGCCTTCCATGATGACTTTACAGTTCTCTGGCTTGCGCAAGGCCAGCATGCACAAGGCTGCACAGCCCTGCTCACAGATCTGCGGGACCAAGAGGAAGAAACAACTGCAACCAGAAAAGAGGCAGCACCCCCGTGAAGCCTCCCAACCCCCAATTCATTCCCCCGAGGAGAAAGGAGGCTAGTCTCCCACTGAGCCAGCACACCAACTCCCAGGGCATTTACACGGGGAGTCTGGTGCTGGTGTGAGACGTCAGTTTGATGGGCCTAGAGAACGACAGCCTCTGTTcatcacagaacaggtacagtgtGGCCAGCAGCCAGGCAAACACCCCCTTCTGATGCCACCTCATGCCAACAGGCGGCCATCTCTGTTGTCCACAGAGACCTCAGCTTTGCCAATACAAGAGGCAACTGGAGAAAGACATGGGGGGGGTTTGATGGTAACATTTGCTGGCTGGTAACTAGTCCGGTGTATTCCTTTGACATGGAGGCCACCACACAGACATCAGAGAAGAACGATTTTCAGTGATGGCTGGATCTGAACTATTGACTGAGGTGTGTAAAGCTCAGGATCCAGTttccaatcccctgagccatctgGTCCAGCACAATAAATGTACTAGTATGGTAGAAAGTGGTTAACTGTTTGGATGTCATACAAACACTTGTAACGTACACATTTAACCTGTCTAGAAAACAGGAGCATTCAAGGGGTTAACGCATGCCTTGCTACACTGTCCATGCTGGGAGCAGAATTCTACTCACTGCGACTGCAGctagcacagttctgctcccagcaTCAGCAGGGCATTGTTCCAAGTCAGAAGTAGTTACATGGGTTGCAAGTAATGCTGCCTGGGGTGGAAACCGCTGGGCACCGTTAATGCTGTTATCAGAATGAAATAATGGGCCAAAAATCAGACCTCCaaacccagacagacacagagctcCAAAGCACAGTGAGTCCCCAGCACACATACTGGTGTATACCTGAGGGCTGGCAAGATGATGGCTCATAGCCAGCACAATGAGGTCTGTTCCTCCAGTGTTGACTATGGCGTCTTTCACGTCATCATTCCCTGCGATGGCCCAAATGGCGCTCAGCACCTGCTTCACCAGCTCCTGCACTCAACGACGAaaagaacagagagaaacaaaaccCACCAGATCCCATGTAAGCCAGGCAAAATGGATCACAGCCACTCAGTCTGAAAGGCAGCACCCTCcacctcactcccagccctgagaCTCGAACTCAGAACCTCAGGCAGGACCAATGAGGGGTCAAAGACTCTACCTGAATAGCAACATTTTCCTCAGGACTCCCAGCCCCTCACATTCCAGATGGCGTTTTCCACTGGCTCCAGTAGCCAAGTTGGCCAAGTGGCCAAGAATGGCCAAGTTGCCCTGTTCAGAGtatctgggattttcaaagaagcctaagagAATTAAATATCCAAATCCATagaaattcagtgggatttgggcacctaactccctagAAAAATCAGAGATACTATGTAGAGGATAGCCAATGTTCCAGCTTTCCTGAGAACTAGGAAGGCTCTATTCCTAGATCGGGGAGGCTTTATAGAACAGAGGCTAGAGCAAGGgtgctgggttctgttcttggctctccCTCCAACTCAGCACATGGAACCTTGGTTGCGTGCCAGAATGTAGAAAGTGGTAAGTGGGCATCAGCAGTGCCATTTGTGTGGTAAGAGCCCACGGGCAGAGGTTACCAAAGCCTAATGCTCATTCATGTTTGGAAAGTGcactgaagatgaaaagcaccatGTTACGTGCTAGGCAACGTTATCCCCAACCCCCACCCATAAATACCTTCGCTTCCAGGAAAGCATCCCACTCACTGAAGAGGGACAGTACCTGATGGTCAATGCAGTCAGCCAGCAGGGCCACCATGAAATTCAGGCCTCCAAGGTCCACAATCTCTTGACAGAACTCGTTCCGGACGGACAGGCGAGCCAAGGTGGCACAAAGCTCACGGAGAACGCTGGAGTTGTCTGTGAAcgctgcaggaggaggaagacaagggaggaaaataaataggagctgggaaggaggagctgGCAGAATCAGTTTCACATGGGTTTTAGAAGAAGGATCAAGCATGAACTGGTAggtttcagtccagttcttagtAGGGGAGGAGTCCCTGTTCCAAAACTCACCATCATAACTGATACTGACTGAGACTCAAAAGACGTAGACTATGAATTGAATGAGCCATGGAGCTTGACCTCCCTTTTGACTCACAGGCCTTTTCAGGCCCAGGGAGAGGCACACTGGCAGGATGTCATGTGTGGAATAAATTTACACAGCTATTGCCTGAGCTGTTAACTGCTCTCTAGCCAGGTGACTGTTagctctgaaaactgaaatcctGACCCTTCAGCTGCCTTTGGAGCAATTATCATACTCTGCCCTTCTGCAGTACCTTTCAGAGGATCTGAAAGCATTTTAGCAGCAGCAAACTTCAAAACCCTCCATGGGAGGCAAGCAAGTTATTACCACCATTTTATAAAGGggtaaactgaggcccagagagattaagtaattTGCTTAAGGTCACACACAGCGAGCTGGCAGTAGATCTGGGAAGAGGAtgcagagtcctggctcccagtcctctgctctgaccactaagcAACCACATAAAGAACTAAAAATTAAACCTGCAGTTAAGCAGCATGATTTTGGGGTAGGAGAGCACAGAGGGAGTGAGATAAGAACCAGAAGTCAAAGGGTTAATACTACCTTTGGCAGCCTCTATGAGGATCTTTAAACCGTTGTTTTCTGATACAATCATCTTGGCGTGATCATGGGCATGGCCGAAGGGCACACGGATGTCATCATCAAATGTCATAATCCTGAGCGCTGAGGAGGCCTCCCGGACCACCCCAGCACAGTCACCATGCTGGACAATGGCACCCGTCAGCAATGGCAGGACGCCACCTTTCACCAGTTCCTGGCGGTTCTGCTCATGTTTCAGACAGGCGTGTCGGATGCACCGGATCCCAGCTAGAGTCATTTCAGCATCATCTGCGTTCTCCTTCAGCGTTTGCAGCAACAGCTCTTGGCCAGCAGAGTCGAGCAGGTCTGGCTGCCCATCCGTGAGGGCAGACAAAGCATGCAGGGCCTTGAGCATGGCACTTCTGTCTCCTGAGGCCAGCTTGCAGGCAGACAGCACCACAGGGCAGGCACCTTTCTGCCCAGCCAAGTAGCGGGCAGCCAGCTGTTCTCTGCATTGCTCACTGAAGTGCACTAGATGTTCCCCGACCTCACTGAGTGCAGAGTCAGCGATGGATTTCCTGAGTGAGTCTAATGTCTAAAGAAGGAAAATGGGGGTTAATGTTCTCCCCACCAACTGAtcacctggggcgggggggaaatctACTGGATCATCACATCTGCATATTAATAATCATTTCTCCCCTTAAATTTAAGCAAATTTGGCATGATGAGAAACACTAGACAGCCCAAGAGATAGACATTAGTCTTTCAGCACACAATGGGGTAGGGATGTAAAATACTAAATGGTTAACTGGTAAGCATTAGACTTACCAGTTAACCAACCAACCCTAACCGttaacccccagcccagcccgctgaCCCCAGACCCGGCCCGAGccgccccaaccccactccctttAATCGTTTAACAGACTAAATGACAATTTTAGTCATTTAAACAGTTAACATTTTTAAcagatatttacatccctacaaGGGGTCAGAGGTAGTCTAGCACTGCTCTTCCCCCACAGCATGCCTCACTCCTGAGCTGCAGGGACCACCTCTAGGGACGAAAGGGGAATTTAGTCCCCACGGCCCTTTCAGCTCTTGGCCTCTCTGCAGCGTCTGCCTGGAAAGTGCCTCTTCTATTGGTGATT containing:
- the ARMC6 gene encoding armadillo repeat-containing protein 6 isoform X1, with translation MASKWITQETFDDVVQENITEFEMDPDEAVKEAVQQFESQGVDLSTIVKASRKPTSENGQEQKHEILQTLDSLRKSIADSALSEVGEHLVHFSEQCREQLAARYLAGQKGACPVVLSACKLASGDRSAMLKALHALSALTDGQPDLLDSAGQELLLQTLKENADDAEMTLAGIRCIRHACLKHEQNRQELVKGGVLPLLTGAIVQHGDCAGVVREASSALRIMTFDDDIRVPFGHAHDHAKMIVSENNGLKILIEAAKAFTDNSSVLRELCATLARLSVRNEFCQEIVDLGGLNFMVALLADCIDHQELVKQVLSAIWAIAGNDDVKDAIVNTGGTDLIVLAMSHHLASPQICEQGCAALCMLALRKPENCKVIMEGGGALVALQAMKVHPREGAVQKQACMLIRNLVSRNRDFSQAILEMGAENLIVEARAVHQDCDDIAKAALRDLGCKVELRELWTGQKGSLAP
- the ARMC6 gene encoding armadillo repeat-containing protein 6 isoform X2 — protein: MASKWITQETFDDVVQENITEFEMDPDEAVKEAVQQFESQGVDLSTIVKASRKPTSENGQEQKHEILQTLDSLRKSIADSALSEVGEHLVHFSEQCREQLAARYLAGQKGACPVVLSACKLASGDRSAMLKALHALSALTDGQPDLLDSAGQELLLQTLKENADDAEMTLAGIRCIRHACLKHEQNRQELVKGGVLPLLTGAIVQHGDCAGVVREASSALRIMTFDDDIRVPFGHAHDHAKMIVSENNGLKILIEAAKAFTDNSSVLRELCATLARLSVRNEFCQEIVDLGGLNFMVALLADCIDHQELVKQVLSAIWAIAGNDDVKDAIVNTGGTDLIVLAMSHHLASPQKQACMLIRNLVSRNRDFSQAILEMGAENLIVEARAVHQDCDDIAKAALRDLGCKVELRELWTGQKGSLAP